In Camelina sativa cultivar DH55 chromosome 17, Cs, whole genome shotgun sequence, the genomic stretch gtttttgctctgttttgctctgGTACAACGCTTTAATCATGCTCCCGACACCAGTAGATATGAACTCGGCGTCGGAACTGTAACTAATGCctgtttctttgtctttaaACTTGGTTCCTGTTGGAGAACCACATGATAGACTGGTAAAATTTGTACctgagaaagtaaaagaaaaaaaaaatcatcagcaAGATACCTTTTGGAAAACTAATTAAACCGACTCGGGGATTTACtagttttaaaagtaaattggtttttctttgtACCTGAGAAAACTCGTGGCAGACTTATGAGAAGACAAATGGTAATTAGTACCGTTGCtcccatagttttttttttacaaacaaaaatatatgaatagagaagagagtgaggatgcagatttatattttattcggTTGCTCAGccttttgtttagttttttttttttttttttNTCCGTGTAAGAAAGTTGTTCTAATTAGATACCTTTCTCCAGTGGCCAAATTAAACGTGTAACAGTTTCTCAAACCCCTTGAGAAACTCCGGGAGTACCTTGCATTACAAGTATAGATAATTCGTTTTAAAATAACGAGAGGTTTACGTTGAATATTATTTGCGAATGTtctgatctatatatatattaccagtgtttttgctctgttttgctctgGTACAACGCTTTAATCTTGCTCCCGACACCAGTAGATATGAACTCGGCGTCGGAACTGTAACTAATGCctgtttctttgtctttaaACTTGGTTCCTGTTGGAGAACCACATGATAGACTGGTAAAATTTGTACctgagaaagtaaaagaaaaaaaaaatcatcagcaAGATACCTTTTGGAAAACTAATTAAACCGACTCGGGGATTTACtagttttaaaagtaaattggtttttctttgtACCTGAGAAAACTCGTGGCAGACTTATGAGAAGACAAATGGTAATTAGTACCGTTGCtcccatagttttttttttttttttttttttacaaacaaaaatatatgaatagaGAAGAGAGTGAGGTGGAGCTCGAACAGCTAATGAATATCCTATTATATAAGGAGGGTAGAAGAATAAGGTTAGACGTGCATCATTATCGTTCCGGTGACTTGTTGACGTTTCAAAATCAGCCAAAAAAGTCGTATAAATCACGCCATGTGGGTTGTGCCTATTCGCCTATATATTAATGAGctcttcttcgttttttcttttaaactagGTTTAGTTCAACTCTTTTCTATATGTATGTGTAGGTATACAGAAAAACATGATGGctgtttttgcttttattaatttacaaatttatttctGGAAAAACGATCTGTATCCCCTTCACAAGTTTCATATAGCACCATAACTAACTACATAGAATTCAAACCTCGATTTTTGGCCACACAAATCAGAAATTCTAGTCCAGTTTCCACAtaatttgaaagttaaaaacCTCATAACACACGAACGATGAATTTCTTGGTTTATGACTTAAACCAATACTAAACCACTTAAAACCAACACTAAACCATAATTAAAAACCTAACCACTTAAAACTAatactaaaccaaaattaaagcCTGAACCAT encodes the following:
- the LOC104759958 gene encoding probable LRR receptor-like protein kinase At1g51890, whose amino-acid sequence is MGATVLITICLLISLPRVFSGTNFTSLSCGSPTGTKFKDKETGISYSSDAEFISTGVGSKIKALYQSKTEQKHWYSRSFSRGLRNCYTFNLATGERYLIRTTFLHGXKKKKKTKQKAEQPNKI